In Williamwhitmania sp., the genomic window ACTTTGAAATAATTGGCGAAGCATCAAAAAACATACCCGAAGAAATTCAGAAAAAACATCCAGAAGTCCCTTGGAAAAAAATGTATGGATTGAGAAATCTCATTTCTCATGAATACTTTGGTATTGATTACGAAATGATATGGCAAATAGCAACCGTAAACCTGCCGCAAAACGCAATTGATTTACGCAAGATTATCGAAGCAGAAAAGTAAGAACAGAACCATCTCTTAACCCCGTCTGGGTTATCTGCTGCATGTGGAGTAACCACCTTTACCACCACCCCTCCTACCTTAATACAGGCTTTTTGCT contains:
- a CDS encoding DUF86 domain-containing protein; protein product: MNPSKRQYDFYLEDMLTSMLRIGEYIGKRDFVEFKQSYMIVDAVVRNFEIIGEASKNIPEEIQKKHPEVPWKKMYGLRNLISHEYFGIDYEMIWQIATVNLPQNAIDLRKIIEAEK